Proteins encoded together in one Atribacterota bacterium window:
- a CDS encoding ABC transporter ATP-binding protein, with protein sequence MEIQIKDVSKHYYSEGKTIKALDNVSLTIPGKKIFTLLGPSGCGKTTLLRCIVGLEIPDAGEIIIDDEVVWSSKKGINVPVEKRGLAMVFQTYAIWPHMDVFNNVAYPLQIQKLPREEIRKRVEKTLKFVKLEGFEHRPATNISGGQQQRVALARALIAEPKVILFDEPLSNLDAKLREETRKDLRIFLSELKITAVYVTHDQIEALALSDIIAVMHSGKIIEIGSPRKIYFDASHRFVADFIGRANLIKAVVKSQQDDRTVVDTQMGSFICQKRDFPEGSEVVLCIRPEFIYLKEDKKEIVGQNILKGTIETLVFIGEAYEGEIKVGDEILMVKIKPETLLKKGDVVEFNVSPEHCLLVSV encoded by the coding sequence GTGGAAATCCAGATTAAAGATGTCAGCAAGCATTATTACTCAGAAGGAAAGACGATAAAAGCATTGGATAATGTAAGTCTTACAATTCCCGGGAAAAAAATATTTACTTTACTCGGACCTAGTGGTTGTGGCAAAACTACCCTGCTTCGCTGTATAGTAGGTCTGGAGATTCCTGATGCTGGTGAGATTATTATTGACGATGAGGTAGTTTGGTCCAGCAAGAAAGGAATAAATGTTCCGGTTGAAAAGAGGGGACTGGCTATGGTATTTCAGACATATGCAATCTGGCCGCACATGGATGTGTTTAATAATGTTGCCTATCCCCTTCAAATTCAAAAGCTTCCCAGGGAAGAAATTAGAAAGCGTGTTGAAAAGACTTTGAAGTTTGTAAAACTGGAAGGATTTGAACATAGGCCGGCAACAAATATTTCAGGTGGTCAACAGCAACGCGTAGCCCTTGCCAGAGCTTTAATCGCGGAACCAAAAGTTATTCTCTTTGACGAGCCTTTAAGTAATTTGGATGCAAAACTCAGGGAAGAAACCAGAAAAGATTTAAGAATTTTCCTCAGTGAACTCAAAATAACAGCGGTATATGTAACACATGATCAGATTGAAGCCCTTGCTCTTTCTGACATAATTGCGGTAATGCATTCCGGAAAGATTATAGAGATTGGCTCTCCAAGAAAAATATACTTCGATGCGTCCCACCGTTTCGTGGCAGATTTTATTGGTAGAGCCAATCTTATTAAAGCGGTAGTAAAATCCCAACAGGATGATAGAACGGTTGTTGATACCCAGATGGGTAGTTTTATCTGCCAGAAACGTGATTTCCCTGAGGGAAGTGAAGTTGTATTATGTATCAGACCAGAATTTATTTACTTAAAGGAAGATAAAAAAGAGATTGTAGGGCAGAATATTCTCAAAGGCACAATAGAAACACTTGTTTTTATTGGTGAAGCATATGAGGGAGAAATAAAAGTTGGAGATGAAATCCTCATGGTAAAAATAAAACCTGAAACCTTATTAAAAAAAGGCGATGTGGTGGAATTCAATGTAAGCCCGGAACACTGTCTTCTTGTTTCGGTTTAA